In a single window of the Acidobacteriota bacterium genome:
- a CDS encoding hydantoinase B/oxoprolinase family protein has translation MTAQCDSRVDPITLGLIRNYLSSVADEMANTVIRTAYSTVIRDCMDFSTALCDREGRMISQGVTIPFQLGSIPFALESTLNKYRGRVRPGDVFIMNDPFDGGIHLPDIFIFQPVFQREALVGFSAVVAHHLDVGGRVPGSAACDNTEIFQEGLRLPPLKLYEEGRPSESIFQILEKNVRVPVMTLGDIRAKLSACKTGEKGLLKLVERYGSEVLDRYYEELLDLTERVVRAEIRSWPDGEYRFEDYLDNDGVDAGTIPLKVKLSVRGDSLEIDFTGSSPQVKGGINSPFPFTVSCCGYAVRSMMRADIPNTSGFFRPLEVIAPEASILNPVMPAASSMRGVVGFRLSDALFGALAQVLPDRVPAAGEGAHSLILIGGYQKGRDPFVMFDLVAGTWGARPDKDANDGLTNPGAVISNIPAELMELEYPVRLEQYALATDSGGAGRYRGGLAVVRDWRYMGDEPANLTIRSDRREHLPYGLYGGQPGTGSMSILNPGREDQRTLPTMVTETMQPGELIRHIQPGGGGWGDPMTRDPEAVRRDVLDGKVSAEAARESYGVVLRPESLEVDWEATRQRRGG, from the coding sequence ATGACCGCTCAATGCGATTCCAGGGTCGACCCCATCACCCTGGGCCTGATCCGAAACTATCTCAGCAGCGTCGCCGACGAAATGGCCAACACTGTCATCCGGACGGCCTACTCCACCGTGATCCGAGACTGCATGGACTTCTCCACCGCCCTGTGTGACCGCGAGGGGAGGATGATCTCCCAGGGGGTCACCATCCCCTTCCAGTTGGGATCCATTCCCTTTGCCCTGGAGTCAACTCTGAACAAGTACCGGGGCCGGGTCCGACCCGGGGACGTGTTCATCATGAACGATCCCTTCGACGGCGGCATCCACCTGCCCGACATTTTCATTTTTCAACCCGTCTTCCAGCGGGAGGCCCTGGTGGGATTCTCGGCGGTGGTGGCCCACCACCTGGACGTCGGCGGGCGGGTGCCGGGCAGCGCCGCCTGCGACAACACCGAGATCTTTCAGGAAGGCCTGCGCCTGCCGCCTCTGAAGCTCTACGAGGAAGGCCGCCCCTCGGAAAGCATCTTTCAGATCCTGGAGAAGAACGTGCGGGTCCCCGTAATGACCCTGGGAGACATCCGGGCCAAGCTGTCGGCCTGCAAAACCGGCGAAAAGGGCCTGCTCAAGCTGGTGGAGCGTTACGGGTCCGAGGTACTGGACCGCTACTACGAAGAGCTGCTGGACCTGACCGAGAGGGTGGTGCGGGCCGAGATCCGTTCCTGGCCGGACGGGGAGTACAGGTTCGAGGACTACCTGGACAACGACGGGGTGGACGCCGGCACCATCCCGCTCAAGGTGAAGCTCAGCGTGCGAGGGGACTCCCTGGAAATCGACTTCACCGGAAGCAGCCCCCAGGTAAAGGGCGGCATCAACTCGCCCTTCCCCTTCACCGTCTCCTGCTGCGGGTATGCGGTGCGCTCCATGATGCGGGCCGACATCCCCAACACCTCGGGCTTCTTCCGCCCCCTGGAGGTCATCGCCCCGGAGGCTTCCATCCTGAACCCGGTCATGCCGGCCGCCTCCAGCATGCGGGGCGTAGTGGGCTTCCGCCTGTCGGACGCCCTGTTCGGCGCCCTGGCCCAGGTGCTGCCCGACCGGGTGCCGGCCGCGGGCGAGGGGGCCCACTCCCTCATCCTGATCGGCGGTTATCAAAAGGGGCGGGACCCCTTCGTCATGTTCGACCTGGTGGCCGGAACCTGGGGCGCCCGCCCCGACAAGGACGCCAACGACGGCTTGACCAACCCCGGAGCCGTCATCTCCAACATCCCGGCCGAGCTGATGGAGCTGGAATACCCGGTGCGGCTGGAACAGTACGCGCTGGCGACCGACAGCGGAGGGGCCGGCCGCTACCGGGGTGGCCTGGCCGTGGTCCGGGACTGGCGCTACATGGGGGATGAACCGGCCAACCTGACCATACGCTCCGACCGCAGGGAGCATCTGCCCTATGGCCTCTACGGAGGGCAACCCGGAACGGGATCCATGAGCATCCTGAATCCGGGGCGGGAGGACCAGCGCACCCTGCCTACCATGGTGACCGAGACCATGCAGCCGGGCGAGCTCATCCGCCACATCCAGCCCGGAGGCGGCGGCTGGGGAGACCCCATGACCCGGGACCCGGAAGCCGTCCGCCGGGACGTCCTGGACGGCAAGGTGTCCGCGGAGGCGGCCCGGGAGTCCTATGGGGTGGTTCTGCGTCCCGAAAGCCTGGAGGTTGATTGGGAGGCGACGAGGCAGCGGCGGGGGGGATAA